From the genome of Lentimonas sp. CC4, one region includes:
- a CDS encoding sulfatase-like hydrolase/transferase, whose amino-acid sequence MVKKTSLSVIWLGAALVASAAVTHAARPNVILVMTDDQGYGDLGCHGNPILKTPEIDKLHDEGIRFTDFHVSPFCTPSRASLMTGHHAGRSGAFRTTGGRSAMHPDEQTVANLFADHGYATGMIGKWHLGDNAPHRPQDRGFQDVVWHRCGGIGQGSDYWGNDYFDDVYERVTPGSRIGEFEQFEGYCTDVFFREGMRFIEANQETPFFLYLSLNAPHGPYRVPAEWAQPYKIPEVNNPNFYGMIANIDYNMGILRRKLDELGLAENTILIFMTDNGTSAGAKFNGLESEAVKGYNAGMRGKKSSIYEGGHRVPFFIYWPKGELQGGSDIDTLTAHIDVLPTLAELCGISVPADYAPDGLSVVPLLNESNEPWSRDHLILQFHGGAYGRNPLDKPFADTVVMSEQWRLTNSKKLELHDIVADPSQREDVSADYPEVVERLRALYDPFWESVSPRLVEPARIDIGNLDQNPTELCSQDWYMKSGYPPYSFGQIGKLPRVVAPWRVEVKRPGRYRFTLRQWPDAANKPVIAVSAKVEIAGQTQSGPVTSGCKAIVIEMDLPAGPAELLTYLYDEQGKAGGAYFTDVEWLGASDSLPEASAVPQSVGRVSVVAKKASSARVNPNAAAFDFKSIKDQTSWTTDAFSDASKTIWDGTDLSGKTLTFSGNNFGYNDSMKAVDFSGSTIHTTGNQPFLFVDLSGADFSGATLNLKGSSGKMAAFRDANLAGANFSNITWGGSTNGLTEKTEYFFSGGSGATTAADKHLAVTFEGADLSRITGAAKVAMIQNLGKFDGTTAIGAKYDDSTLTKSGWAAAELDAAGWQRVR is encoded by the coding sequence ATGGTTAAGAAAACATCTCTTTCTGTCATCTGGTTGGGGGCGGCTTTAGTGGCATCTGCTGCTGTAACCCATGCCGCGCGGCCCAATGTTATCCTTGTGATGACCGATGATCAGGGCTACGGCGACCTTGGTTGCCACGGCAATCCGATCTTGAAGACGCCGGAGATTGATAAGCTGCATGATGAAGGGATTCGTTTTACGGATTTTCATGTCAGTCCGTTTTGCACGCCCTCTCGCGCGTCTTTGATGACGGGGCATCATGCCGGCCGTTCGGGTGCGTTTCGCACCACAGGTGGGCGTTCGGCAATGCATCCGGATGAACAGACGGTCGCGAATCTCTTTGCTGATCATGGGTATGCGACTGGTATGATTGGGAAGTGGCACCTCGGCGATAACGCGCCGCATCGTCCGCAAGACCGCGGCTTCCAGGATGTGGTCTGGCACCGCTGCGGGGGAATCGGGCAGGGGTCTGACTATTGGGGCAACGATTACTTTGATGATGTCTATGAGCGCGTCACGCCGGGGAGCCGAATCGGGGAATTTGAACAGTTCGAAGGCTACTGCACGGATGTCTTTTTTCGCGAAGGCATGCGCTTTATTGAAGCGAATCAGGAGACGCCCTTCTTTCTGTATCTATCGCTGAATGCGCCACATGGCCCTTACCGAGTGCCAGCAGAATGGGCGCAGCCCTATAAGATCCCTGAAGTCAACAATCCGAATTTCTACGGAATGATCGCGAATATTGATTACAATATGGGGATTCTACGCCGCAAGCTGGATGAACTAGGCCTTGCGGAAAATACGATTCTCATCTTCATGACTGACAATGGAACCTCGGCCGGTGCGAAATTCAATGGTTTGGAGTCCGAAGCGGTGAAGGGCTACAACGCGGGAATGCGTGGTAAGAAATCGTCCATTTATGAAGGTGGCCATCGGGTGCCATTTTTCATCTACTGGCCAAAGGGCGAGCTGCAGGGCGGCAGTGATATCGATACTTTGACTGCACACATTGATGTGTTGCCGACCCTAGCTGAGCTGTGTGGCATTTCGGTTCCGGCCGACTACGCGCCGGACGGACTCTCTGTGGTGCCGCTCTTAAATGAATCCAATGAGCCGTGGTCTCGCGATCACTTGATTCTGCAGTTCCATGGTGGTGCGTATGGGCGCAATCCACTGGACAAGCCGTTTGCGGATACCGTTGTGATGTCGGAGCAGTGGCGTTTGACGAATTCAAAAAAGCTGGAGCTACATGACATCGTTGCAGATCCCTCACAGCGCGAGGATGTGTCGGCAGACTACCCTGAGGTGGTCGAGCGCTTACGTGCCTTGTATGATCCATTTTGGGAGTCCGTATCGCCCCGATTGGTCGAACCCGCACGGATCGATATCGGCAATCTGGATCAGAATCCCACTGAGCTGTGCTCACAGGATTGGTATATGAAATCGGGCTATCCGCCTTACTCCTTTGGTCAAATCGGGAAACTGCCGCGTGTGGTCGCACCATGGCGCGTGGAGGTTAAACGCCCTGGACGCTATCGCTTTACTCTCCGTCAGTGGCCTGACGCGGCGAATAAGCCGGTGATTGCGGTGAGTGCCAAAGTCGAGATTGCTGGACAGACGCAATCGGGACCAGTGACCTCGGGATGCAAAGCAATCGTCATCGAAATGGATCTACCTGCTGGCCCCGCGGAGTTGTTGACTTACCTTTACGATGAACAAGGCAAAGCGGGTGGGGCCTACTTTACCGATGTCGAATGGCTGGGTGCGAGTGACTCGCTGCCCGAAGCATCGGCTGTGCCTCAGAGTGTGGGGCGTGTTTCTGTTGTAGCAAAAAAGGCTTCATCAGCTCGAGTGAATCCCAATGCCGCAGCATTTGATTTCAAGAGTATCAAGGATCAGACCTCGTGGACAACCGATGCATTTTCGGATGCCTCCAAAACGATTTGGGACGGCACCGATCTGAGTGGAAAGACGCTAACATTTTCAGGCAATAACTTTGGCTATAATGACTCCATGAAGGCGGTGGATTTTTCAGGATCCACGATCCATACCACTGGCAATCAGCCTTTCCTTTTTGTTGATTTGAGCGGTGCCGATTTTTCAGGCGCAACACTCAATCTCAAAGGATCGTCTGGTAAAATGGCTGCCTTCCGCGACGCGAACTTAGCAGGTGCGAATTTTTCCAATATCACATGGGGTGGTTCGACGAACGGGCTGACTGAAAAGACGGAATACTTTTTCAGTGGAGGCTCTGGTGCGACGACTGCTGCCGATAAACACCTAGCCGTCACCTTTGAGGGCGCTGACCTGAGCCGTATTACTGGCGCTGCTAAAGTCGCAATGATTCAGAATTTAGGCAAATTCGATGGCACGACTGCGATCGGCGCCAAATATGATGACTCTACCTTAACGAAGTCTGGATGGGCCGCAGCAGAACTCGATGCTGCCGGGTGGCAGCGGGTGCGCTAG
- a CDS encoding sulfatase-like hydrolase/transferase, with product MMKNYIMIAAATMCAALAQAETSVVIESASSSSGFKQLTVPPTAHYGQSGLGRKVTTNHATSNDPLRVLIDGKLDEDFGPIFGNGVNDGAYKMDLGSVRPVTAITSWSHNQVGRRGAQKLTIYGSAATTNPGWDLSAYTELAKVDTGAPDAAFTAASLRDSDGASLGHFRWIVWAVSPSAAGENTAYQEFSVATEPTAEERAFAAIKRPNIVFLLTDDQRWDTLGCYGRTDVRTPNIDQLAAQGVAFDNAFYAVAICMPSRATMFTGRYFSDHRSGFTYPYNRTIPREEFDDSYPARLKGVGYRTGFVGKFGIRLEGSNRSATDYFDYFVSGNNPIVPKDDPGLKHIYRKGRPANERTLKKGDAMIRFLETQPEGQPFCLSISFDAVKNDKDADMYPPHVALFEGQEMWVPDNWVEGKSERLPKLLDHCRGTYLHVARTSTPEEYQRRARRFAVQGYTVDKQVERLVNKLEEMGVMDNTIIIYTSDNGRFHGSQGLFDKAILYEESMKEPLIVFDGRASANGQRGTRVDAMVSSADVAPTILSLAGLKVPSRMKGVDLSGLLDGTQDMSVWRDSVLMENFFIQEIHSAGVKKHPDIPGLNDEIIAGNRSYRTQGVRTERFKYFKYHEHTPVIEELYDLEADPYEQNNLINNPEFASVLADLRERTDELMSAATK from the coding sequence ATGATGAAAAACTACATAATGATTGCGGCTGCCACGATGTGTGCCGCCCTTGCGCAGGCAGAAACATCGGTGGTGATTGAAAGCGCCTCGTCCTCGAGTGGCTTTAAGCAACTGACAGTTCCTCCGACAGCCCATTATGGGCAGTCTGGACTTGGTCGTAAGGTCACTACCAATCATGCGACCAGCAATGACCCGTTGCGTGTGTTGATCGACGGCAAACTGGACGAGGACTTTGGGCCGATTTTTGGGAATGGCGTCAATGACGGTGCTTACAAGATGGACCTTGGCTCAGTGCGGCCAGTTACAGCCATTACGAGTTGGTCGCATAATCAAGTCGGGCGACGTGGTGCGCAGAAATTGACCATTTACGGCAGTGCTGCCACGACCAATCCGGGTTGGGATTTAAGCGCTTACACGGAGCTAGCAAAGGTGGATACGGGTGCGCCCGATGCGGCATTTACTGCCGCCTCGCTGCGTGACAGCGATGGGGCTTCACTCGGGCATTTTCGCTGGATCGTTTGGGCCGTCTCTCCGTCAGCAGCGGGGGAGAATACTGCGTATCAGGAATTTTCAGTCGCAACAGAGCCTACCGCAGAGGAGCGTGCATTCGCCGCGATCAAGCGCCCGAATATTGTCTTTTTGCTGACGGATGACCAACGTTGGGACACGCTTGGCTGCTATGGACGCACCGACGTGCGCACGCCGAACATCGATCAGCTGGCAGCGCAAGGTGTGGCCTTTGATAACGCGTTTTATGCGGTGGCCATTTGTATGCCAAGTCGCGCCACGATGTTTACTGGTCGTTACTTCTCAGATCATCGATCCGGCTTCACCTATCCATACAACCGCACGATCCCCAGAGAAGAATTTGATGACAGCTACCCGGCTAGGTTGAAGGGAGTGGGTTACCGCACTGGATTCGTCGGTAAGTTCGGCATTCGCTTGGAAGGTTCCAATCGTTCGGCCACTGATTACTTCGACTATTTCGTTAGCGGCAACAACCCCATCGTGCCAAAAGATGATCCAGGCTTGAAGCATATCTATCGCAAAGGCCGCCCAGCAAATGAGCGGACCCTGAAGAAGGGGGACGCGATGATTCGTTTCCTTGAGACCCAGCCGGAGGGCCAACCGTTCTGTCTCTCTATTAGTTTCGATGCGGTGAAGAATGATAAAGATGCCGACATGTATCCGCCGCACGTGGCGCTCTTTGAAGGTCAGGAAATGTGGGTGCCAGATAATTGGGTCGAAGGGAAGAGCGAGCGCTTGCCCAAATTGCTCGACCATTGCCGCGGCACGTATTTGCACGTCGCACGCACATCCACACCAGAAGAGTATCAACGTCGCGCACGTCGCTTTGCGGTGCAGGGCTATACCGTCGATAAGCAAGTCGAGCGTCTGGTGAACAAACTAGAGGAGATGGGAGTCATGGATAATACGATCATTATCTACACGAGCGACAATGGCCGCTTTCACGGTTCTCAAGGCCTGTTTGATAAAGCGATCCTCTATGAGGAATCGATGAAGGAGCCACTCATCGTATTTGATGGTCGTGCGTCTGCCAACGGTCAGCGCGGCACTCGTGTCGATGCGATGGTATCCTCGGCCGATGTTGCCCCCACCATTCTATCTTTGGCGGGCCTAAAGGTTCCTAGTCGTATGAAAGGCGTCGATTTGAGCGGCCTGTTAGATGGCACTCAGGATATGTCTGTGTGGCGCGACAGTGTCCTCATGGAGAACTTCTTCATTCAGGAAATTCACTCGGCTGGCGTTAAGAAGCACCCTGATATTCCTGGGCTCAATGATGAGATCATTGCAGGGAACCGATCCTATCGCACTCAAGGTGTGCGCACGGAGCGCTTTAAATATTTCAAATACCACGAGCACACTCCTGTGATTGAAGAACTCTACGATTTGGAGGCAGATCCATACGAGCAGAATAACCTCATCAACAATCCAGAATTTGCATCTGTCCTTGCGGATTTGAGGGAGCGGACCGATGAGCTAATGAGTGCTGCCACTAAATAG
- a CDS encoding response regulator transcription factor, producing MKKIQIMLIEDNREFREVLEFSLADEPDMEVTNQYSSAEFALRVLHDQPDINIPDLILLDLQLTGMSGIEAIPRLKKAMPKAQIIILSQSDNEGDVLKAITEGASGYLLKSSTVTQVIEAIRTVMDGGSSLDPRVANYLLKQLRTNLKKTEVQSLVTNREMEILGLLAEGFVKKEISDKLDISYRTVDTHVRHIYEKLNVNNGPAAVNAAHKLGLFK from the coding sequence ATGAAAAAAATTCAAATCATGTTAATCGAAGACAATCGCGAATTCCGCGAAGTCTTAGAATTCTCTCTGGCCGACGAGCCTGACATGGAGGTCACCAACCAATACAGCTCAGCAGAGTTTGCCCTCCGCGTGCTGCACGATCAGCCAGACATCAATATACCGGACCTGATACTACTCGACCTACAACTGACAGGTATGTCTGGCATAGAAGCGATTCCACGGCTCAAGAAAGCCATGCCAAAGGCTCAAATCATTATTCTAAGTCAATCAGACAACGAAGGAGATGTATTAAAAGCGATCACTGAAGGCGCATCTGGCTATCTACTAAAATCATCCACAGTCACTCAAGTGATTGAGGCCATACGCACAGTCATGGACGGCGGCTCCTCTCTCGACCCCCGAGTCGCGAACTATCTATTGAAGCAACTCCGCACCAATTTAAAGAAAACGGAAGTTCAGAGCCTAGTGACAAACCGTGAAATGGAGATCCTCGGCCTGCTGGCCGAAGGCTTCGTTAAAAAAGAAATTTCCGACAAATTGGATATTTCCTATCGAACAGTCGACACCCATGTCCGGCACATCTACGAAAAGTTAAACGTCAACAACGGCCCCGCTGCCGTCAACGCGGCTCACAAACTCGGGTTGTTTAAATAA
- a CDS encoding histidine kinase, whose translation MHQQFIPPLNTIRIFLAVCIYTLSLPLLNASPSLSESGLSDLWLPELEQLKVEIESELQALAHISLNSGIGAVGYRSPSYAEADHLEWVQVDLQADSPIDTIFIVPTLWRDTTGFVSDAFPAHFTVSIGTEGDAVGRVVYEYNSDSDVFTGISPLQIPLAGEPISWIRVAATRLSPRALDDRYVFQISDIMAFEGDVDRALRKPVTTSSREYESRARNAMALVDGILPYLINSGSSQQSRAYVSPVAIGDKPSITIDLLEEYSVSGVRLHGADQSDTVPTTHAGEFGMPIHFILQSSNSADFADATLLLEAHLNSIFEIGPFVSWNFPEQSARYIRLTALEPYIYDGKVQGTRLAFAEIEVLQDGLNIATNKSVLANFELSRNGHTVSALTDGLNIYGEILPQRQWLGELVRRHELESTLHQVKAELSERYARQKVLLRWAIIAAVCLLLLIVFTIPYNRMLSYRKEVRIRERIAANLHDELGANLHAIGMLGDVAERSINAPQRLIESVRRIRKLTERTGAAARHCTNMLEAESICEDVVLEIEQDAQRLLSDYEVRLHIEGKAHLHALPRRKRLDLYLFFKECLTNINRHAMATRVYIRIIAKKESVIVSIIDNGCGHLEDIPKSLSRRARFMRATLKHKQVKPSGTHIQLKLDLAKFRLFKR comes from the coding sequence ATAGCGGCATCGGTGCGGTCGGCTATCGCTCGCCCAGCTATGCGGAGGCAGACCACTTAGAGTGGGTTCAAGTCGACTTACAAGCGGACAGTCCAATCGATACGATTTTTATCGTGCCCACGCTGTGGCGCGATACCACAGGCTTTGTGAGCGATGCCTTTCCCGCGCATTTCACCGTATCCATCGGCACCGAAGGGGATGCGGTGGGGAGAGTCGTTTATGAATACAACTCAGACAGTGATGTCTTTACGGGAATTTCACCGCTACAAATCCCTTTGGCCGGCGAGCCCATCTCATGGATTCGAGTGGCAGCCACACGTTTGAGTCCGCGCGCCTTAGACGATCGGTATGTCTTTCAGATCTCAGATATTATGGCATTTGAAGGCGATGTGGATCGTGCCTTACGCAAGCCAGTAACGACATCCAGTAGAGAATATGAAAGCCGTGCACGCAATGCGATGGCCTTAGTGGATGGCATATTGCCTTACCTTATAAATTCGGGTTCCAGCCAACAAAGCAGAGCCTACGTGAGCCCAGTCGCCATCGGCGACAAACCTTCGATCACCATAGATCTACTAGAAGAATATTCCGTATCGGGGGTTCGGTTGCACGGCGCAGATCAAAGCGACACCGTTCCAACCACGCATGCAGGTGAGTTTGGTATGCCAATCCATTTCATTCTCCAGAGCTCAAACAGTGCAGATTTCGCCGACGCGACTCTACTATTGGAAGCGCATCTGAATTCTATTTTCGAAATCGGCCCCTTTGTGTCATGGAATTTCCCTGAGCAGTCAGCGCGTTACATCCGCCTCACAGCACTCGAACCATACATTTACGATGGAAAAGTCCAGGGCACACGCCTTGCTTTTGCAGAAATAGAGGTGCTACAGGACGGTTTGAACATTGCGACAAACAAATCCGTTCTAGCAAATTTCGAACTAAGCAGAAACGGCCATACGGTTTCGGCCCTCACTGATGGTCTAAATATATATGGAGAAATCCTACCTCAACGACAATGGCTCGGCGAGTTGGTGAGGCGCCATGAACTCGAAAGCACACTGCATCAGGTCAAAGCAGAACTCTCGGAGCGATACGCTCGACAAAAAGTCCTACTACGCTGGGCAATTATTGCAGCCGTCTGCCTGCTCTTACTGATCGTCTTCACCATCCCCTATAACCGCATGCTCAGCTATCGCAAAGAAGTCCGCATTCGCGAGCGGATAGCGGCCAACCTACATGACGAGCTGGGAGCCAATCTACACGCGATCGGTATGCTAGGCGATGTCGCCGAACGCTCCATCAATGCGCCTCAGCGATTAATTGAATCGGTGCGCCGCATTCGAAAATTAACAGAACGCACAGGCGCAGCTGCACGTCATTGCACCAATATGCTTGAGGCAGAAAGTATCTGTGAAGACGTAGTCCTTGAAATAGAACAGGACGCACAGCGATTGCTGAGTGATTATGAAGTGCGTCTGCACATCGAAGGCAAGGCTCACCTACATGCATTACCACGACGCAAGCGCCTCGATCTCTATTTATTTTTCAAAGAGTGCCTGACGAATATCAATCGACATGCCATGGCGACTCGCGTTTACATTCGTATCATTGCGAAAAAGGAGTCAGTCATCGTCTCCATTATCGACAACGGATGTGGCCATCTAGAAGACATCCCTAAATCCTTATCACGTAGAGCCCGCTTCATGCGTGCCACGTTGAAACACAAACAGGTCAAACCTAGTGGAACTCACATACAACTTAAACTAGACTTAGCTAAATTTAGACTATTCAAAAGATGA